In the genome of Sulfurimonas autotrophica DSM 16294, the window TCCAAATGAATAATCAGCTCATCAACAAGTGTACGCACAGCATTTCGGTAAGCTCTAACTTCTGAAACCTCAGGCCATTTATAATGACCTTCTTGCATGTCATCCCAGCTCATTTCATCCACGCCCACGGCAAAGATAGATTCAAATTCAGGGTTTATCCTCTCATTAATTATCTTCATGTTGATAAGTTTGTTCACAAAAAAAGTCGCCGTATGCCCGAAATAAAATATCATCGGATGACGAGTCGGTTCACTCTTTTTATAAAATACACTCTCATCTTTTAAGAGTTCAAATACTTTTTCAAACAAATCAAACGTATTATGAAAATACGCGCGTATCTCTTCACGTTTTTTTGCAATACTTTGACCGTCGAGTGTTACGGGGTACATACTTAATTTACTCAATATTATTTCCTTTTTTACTAATGCTCATTGAATCTAGTTAATAGTCTTTTTAGCTTTATAATGGAGAGGCTCAGACCGAAGGGAGGATTCGTCCTCGGAATTACAAAGCTAAAATGACGGCCACTAGTAATCACAACACCTTATGTTATAATCATTATATGAAATTTTATCAAAGTAAATTATTAAACAACTATCCAGAGCTGACACATGCCTTTACATGTAAGGAAAGTAACAACCTGGCTTTTCATGTCAATGATATAAAAAAGAATGTAATACAAAATCATATACAGTTGGCAAAAGAGCTCAAGTATGATTATAGAACACTCGTTCATATGAAACAAATCCACTCAAATATTGTAAAAATAGTTGATAAAAATGATAATTTTGACAACCCTCTAACCTGTGATGCAGTGATAACAAATAAAAAACATATCCCTCTTATGGTTATGGTAGCAGACTGCTCCCCTCTGCTCTTTTTTGACCCTGTACAAAATGTCATCGCAGCAGTACATGCAGGCAAAGCGGGAGCCTTTGGAAACATTATTCAAAATGTTATAAAGAGTTTTACAAACGATTTTTACTCTGTGCCAAAAGATATTATAGTAAGCATAGGTCCTGCTATTTGTCAAAACTGTTATGAAGTCGATGATGAGATTTATCAAGAGGCAAAAGAACTTAAACTTGATTATGCTGTTGAAAAAAAAGATGAAAAATTCTATTTGGACATTAAAGCAATTTTGCGAGAACAGTTACATGTAATGGGCATAGAAGAGAAAAATATTGAAATATCTTCTCTTTGTAACTGCTGCCATGCAGATACATTTTATTCCTACAGAAAAAATAACAACACGGGAAGATTTGCCGGTGTTATAATGCTTTAAATCTCGTAAAAATATGTCGCATAAGCACGGTCAAGTTCAGATAATTTTATATTAAAAACTGCTCTGACTTTCTCTTGAATATCCTTCCAAAATGAATCTAAAACCACACTCGCACCCACATTTTGAGAAACAGTGAAAAGTTCCCCCTCCAAAGCTTCAACAACATCCAAAACTATAATTTTAGAAGCATCGGATGCCAATTTATATCCGCCGTTTGCCCCTCTTACACTTATTACGAAGCCGTGTTTTTTTAAAGTTGAGAGAATCTGTTCAAGATAGCCGTGTGATATTTGTGTAACTGCGGCTATCTCTTTAATCTGCATCAGTTTATTTCTTGGAGAGTTATACAGGGCATGCATTGCTGCAACACCGTAGAGACTTTTCGTAGAAACACCGACCATCAGACAACAAACCTTTTATACAGGTAATATATTTTACAGCCCATACAGTAATCAAATGCAAGTTCCAAGAACAAACATACTAAAAGTATGGCACTTGTTATATAAAAAAGAGTCTCTGCATGTAACAAGTCAAACAACAAAATCAAAACTAAAAATAAAAAACCAAAGTACGTTGCTAATGTCTTGGGTGCATTATCTTCAAGCTTGCTCTTTACATGTAAGAGCTCTTTTGTTCTTGAAGATATAAAATATAAAGGACTGTAACTTTTACTTACAAAAAGTCTTATGGAAAAATCCGCTATTAAAAAAAGTATAATAAATTTATTGAATGTCATTAGATAAAGACTCACAAGCAGTAAAATGTAAAATGCATTTATTCTTACAATATTAGCATCAATCTTTATAAATGAAACGGGACAGGATTTTTGACTCATGCCGACTCCTTGTATTAAGTATTGTAATAATACTACAAGGAGTAAAGAAATGTCAAGTAAACACAGCAGGTTACTAAGGATTATACGCTTTTATTCTTTGGGCAAGCTGCTCAGGCAGAAGCTGTAAAGATTCTTCTACAACTTTTGTATTTCCATGGGTTATAAATTCGTCCTCATACTCAAAAGAGACTACAGAAATATCCAAAATATTTTCTTTGGCTAAAAACTCTAAAAGTGCAGAGGCAACACCGCCTAGTTTTGCCGTGTCAGAAAATACAAACCATTTTTTGTATTTTTTTGACAATTCTTTAAGCATCTCTTCATCAAGCGGTTTTACAAAACGCAAATCTAAAATAGTTACATCTTCATCCAAGTATTTCGATGTCTCATACGCTCGTCCTACACCGTTTCCGTATCCAATAAGCAGTATATCACTCTTCGCAGTTTGGAGCAGTTGTGATTTTGCAAGTTCAAAAGGTGCAGATTCAGGAAGATCTGTCTCTATAAAAGAGCCTCGCGGATACCGCAGTGAGCAGGGATGTTCATACTTTGCCGCAAATCCCATTGCCTGGTGAAAACTTTTTTCATCTCTTGGTGCAAAAAGAGTCATATTCGGGATGGCTCTTAAATAGCTTACATCAAATACACCCTGATGCGTCTCACCGTCTTCACCCACTATACCTGCACGGTCAAGGGCAAAAACCACCGGCAGATCCATTATGCAGGTATCATGGATGACTTGATCATAAGCACGCTGTAAAAAAGTCGAATAAATCGTGCAAAAAGGCTTAAATCCTTCTTTTGCAAGTGCTGCCATAGAAGTAACAGCATGCTGTTCTGCAATTGCCACATCCCAAAATCGCGTCGGATATTTTTCTATAAGTTCACTTAAGCCTGTACCGCTGGGCATAGCTGCCGTCACACCTACAATCTTCTCATTTTTTTCACATAAAGCAAGCAGTGACTCCGTATATATCTGCGTAGCACTCTTGTTTGCAGCTTTTTTAGCAGAATTCCCACTCGATAAATCAAAAGGACCGACACCGTGCCATTTCTCTTCTTTGCCTTCTGCTATTTCATAGCCTTTTCCCTTGAGAGTCTGTGCATGAATAATTACAGGTTTATTGAGTTTTCTAGCTGTTTGCATGATATCTACAAGCTGTGCAATGTTATGCCCGTCAACCGGACCAATATAGTTAATGCCCATCTCTTCAAAAAGCATCCCCGGCGTTACCAGTTTTAACGATTCTTCCATACGCTTAGCAATATATCTGGCACCTTCACCGAAATTATCAACAAAACTTTCAGTATTTTTCTTAAATCTTTGATAAAAAGGAGAAGCCATAGCAGAACTGAGCATTCTACTTATGGCACCAATCGGCTTTGCAATACTCATTTCATTGTCATTAAGGATTATTACCATTGGGTATTTTCTATCGCCAAGTTCATTTAACGCTTCATATACCATACCCGCTGTCATAGAACCGTCACCGATAAGGACAACAGGGATTCTTTCATCCTGTTCTCCTTTAAG includes:
- the pgeF gene encoding peptidoglycan editing factor PgeF; this translates as MKFYQSKLLNNYPELTHAFTCKESNNLAFHVNDIKKNVIQNHIQLAKELKYDYRTLVHMKQIHSNIVKIVDKNDNFDNPLTCDAVITNKKHIPLMVMVADCSPLLFFDPVQNVIAAVHAGKAGAFGNIIQNVIKSFTNDFYSVPKDIIVSIGPAICQNCYEVDDEIYQEAKELKLDYAVEKKDEKFYLDIKAILREQLHVMGIEEKNIEISSLCNCCHADTFYSYRKNNNTGRFAGVIML
- a CDS encoding RrF2 family transcriptional regulator — encoded protein: MVGVSTKSLYGVAAMHALYNSPRNKLMQIKEIAAVTQISHGYLEQILSTLKKHGFVISVRGANGGYKLASDASKIIVLDVVEALEGELFTVSQNVGASVVLDSFWKDIQEKVRAVFNIKLSELDRAYATYFYEI
- a CDS encoding DUF4395 domain-containing protein; amino-acid sequence: MSQKSCPVSFIKIDANIVRINAFYILLLVSLYLMTFNKFIILFLIADFSIRLFVSKSYSPLYFISSRTKELLHVKSKLEDNAPKTLATYFGFLFLVLILLFDLLHAETLFYITSAILLVCLFLELAFDYCMGCKIYYLYKRFVV
- the dxs gene encoding 1-deoxy-D-xylulose-5-phosphate synthase gives rise to the protein MNVKEKNIKELEALSDEIRKRILEVVSKNGGHLSSTLGATEIIVAMHKVFDSQKDPFIFDVSHQAYAHKLLTGRWEEFDTLRQFNGICGYTKPSESTDDYFVAGHSSTSISLGVGAAKAIALKGEQDERIPVVLIGDGSMTAGMVYEALNELGDRKYPMVIILNDNEMSIAKPIGAISRMLSSAMASPFYQRFKKNTESFVDNFGEGARYIAKRMEESLKLVTPGMLFEEMGINYIGPVDGHNIAQLVDIMQTARKLNKPVIIHAQTLKGKGYEIAEGKEEKWHGVGPFDLSSGNSAKKAANKSATQIYTESLLALCEKNEKIVGVTAAMPSGTGLSELIEKYPTRFWDVAIAEQHAVTSMAALAKEGFKPFCTIYSTFLQRAYDQVIHDTCIMDLPVVFALDRAGIVGEDGETHQGVFDVSYLRAIPNMTLFAPRDEKSFHQAMGFAAKYEHPCSLRYPRGSFIETDLPESAPFELAKSQLLQTAKSDILLIGYGNGVGRAYETSKYLDEDVTILDLRFVKPLDEEMLKELSKKYKKWFVFSDTAKLGGVASALLEFLAKENILDISVVSFEYEDEFITHGNTKVVEESLQLLPEQLAQRIKAYNP